The Marivivens sp. LCG002 genome contains a region encoding:
- a CDS encoding ABC transporter ATP-binding protein, producing MTDPLLKIENVVVDFKTVTGTVNAVRGVSYEVARGKTLAVVGESGSGKSVTARAIMSMLAENARVGRDSKIWFDGEDISSFSELQMQKIRGNRISMIFQEPLTSLNPIYTVGDQVAEIIQIHRPMPKKDAQAEVLRLFKEVQLPNPEARLGQYPHEMSGGQRQRVMIAMALANKPDLLIADEPTTALDVTVQAEILTLLKDLQKSHNMAVILITHDLTVVEKTSDDVVVMRYGEVVERGATRDVFSNPQHPYTKHLLASEPKGRPGPLDPDAPVLMEAKDMRVAFTLAYGGIFSRKKTDLVAVNNLDVTLRKGETLGIVGESGSGKTTLGMSMIRLQDANGGKILFDGKDISTLSRKELRPMRTRMQVVFQDPFSSLNPRMIIRQIIEEGLIVNGIGANAAEREEMVAKALEDVQMPRDAMQRFPHEFSGGQRQRLAIARAIVLKPEFILLDEPTSALDLSIQAQIIDLLRDLREKHDLTYMFISHDLKVVKALCHNVIVMQHGNVVEAGPTAQVLETPQTEYTQRLVNAAFNVTAA from the coding sequence ATGACTGATCCCTTGCTCAAAATCGAAAACGTCGTCGTCGACTTCAAGACGGTCACAGGCACGGTCAACGCGGTGCGCGGTGTGTCCTACGAGGTCGCGCGCGGCAAAACTTTGGCGGTCGTGGGCGAATCCGGTTCGGGTAAATCCGTCACCGCGCGTGCGATCATGTCGATGCTGGCCGAGAACGCCCGCGTTGGTCGGGACAGCAAAATCTGGTTCGACGGAGAGGACATCTCGAGTTTTTCCGAGCTTCAGATGCAGAAAATCCGCGGCAACCGGATTTCGATGATCTTTCAGGAACCGCTGACCTCGCTCAACCCGATCTATACCGTGGGCGATCAGGTGGCCGAGATCATCCAGATCCACCGCCCGATGCCCAAAAAGGACGCGCAGGCCGAGGTGCTCCGTCTCTTCAAGGAGGTGCAGCTTCCCAACCCCGAGGCGCGGCTTGGCCAATATCCGCACGAGATGTCGGGCGGTCAGCGTCAGCGCGTGATGATCGCGATGGCTCTTGCCAACAAACCCGACCTTCTGATTGCGGACGAGCCGACGACCGCGCTCGATGTGACGGTGCAGGCGGAAATCCTGACGCTGCTCAAAGACCTCCAGAAAAGCCACAACATGGCGGTGATCCTGATCACCCACGATCTGACCGTGGTGGAAAAGACCTCGGACGATGTGGTGGTGATGCGCTATGGCGAAGTGGTGGAGCGCGGCGCGACCCGAGACGTGTTCTCGAACCCGCAGCACCCCTATACCAAGCACCTTCTGGCAAGCGAGCCAAAGGGGCGTCCCGGACCTCTTGATCCCGATGCGCCCGTGCTGATGGAAGCCAAGGATATGCGGGTGGCCTTTACGCTGGCCTATGGCGGGATCTTCAGCCGCAAAAAGACCGACCTCGTGGCCGTCAACAATCTCGACGTCACGCTCCGCAAAGGCGAGACGCTCGGGATCGTGGGCGAGTCCGGTTCAGGCAAGACCACGCTCGGCATGTCGATGATCCGTCTTCAGGACGCGAACGGCGGGAAAATCCTCTTTGACGGCAAGGACATCAGCACCCTGAGCCGCAAAGAACTCCGCCCGATGCGCACGCGGATGCAGGTCGTCTTTCAGGACCCCTTCTCCTCGCTCAATCCGCGCATGATCATTCGGCAGATCATCGAGGAAGGTCTCATCGTCAACGGGATCGGCGCGAATGCCGCCGAGCGCGAAGAGATGGTGGCCAAGGCGCTCGAGGATGTGCAGATGCCGCGCGACGCGATGCAGCGCTTCCCGCACGAGTTTTCGGGTGGTCAGCGCCAGCGTCTTGCCATCGCCCGCGCGATCGTTCTCAAGCCCGAGTTCATTCTCCTCGACGAGCCGACCTCGGCACTCGATCTGTCCATTCAGGCACAGATCATCGACCTCCTTCGTGACCTTCGCGAAAAACACGATCTCACTTACATGTTCATCAGCCACGACCTCAAAGTCGTCAAAGCGCTCTGTCACAACGTCATCGTGATGCAGCATGGCAATGTCGTGGAAGCGGGTCCCACCGCTCAGGTCCTCGAAACCCCTCAAACCGAATACACGCAGCGTCTTGTCAACGCGGCGTTCAACGTGACTGCCGCCTGA
- a CDS encoding ABC transporter permease codes for MTDINLNAEAVSAGANLSYWQLVRRRFMRNKYGMVGLIGCLFIIITAVFSGFIAPYGPETKDRTAIYSPPQTIRFFAPEGGLTRPYVMGFTEEMDMNTFEITFVPDEAQVHPLALFVKGDPWTFLGMTFETRLIGTTDGSFVHFLGTDSLGRDVLSRMILGTRITLLMGFLVMVAACFIGTIVGVASGYFGGRFDMIVQRIVEFVKSFPDLPLYLALVAILPRRAEPMSIFIMFAAILVLLRWADLSRELRGKVISIRSMEYVRSAVAVGASDNRIIARHIVPNTSSHIIVWATYQLPEVILLESFLSFLGVGVQAPMVSWGSMLNQVRDFQSFAAAPWLMAPVGMIVISVLAFNAFGDGLRDAMDPYSND; via the coding sequence ATGACCGATATAAACCTCAATGCAGAAGCTGTCAGCGCAGGCGCGAACCTCTCGTATTGGCAACTCGTGCGCCGCCGCTTCATGCGCAACAAATACGGGATGGTGGGCCTGATCGGCTGCCTCTTCATCATCATCACGGCGGTCTTTTCAGGGTTCATCGCCCCCTATGGCCCCGAAACCAAGGACCGCACGGCGATCTATTCGCCGCCGCAAACCATCCGCTTCTTTGCGCCCGAAGGCGGCCTGACCCGCCCCTATGTCATGGGCTTTACCGAAGAGATGGATATGAACACCTTCGAGATCACCTTTGTGCCCGACGAGGCACAGGTGCATCCGTTGGCTCTCTTCGTCAAAGGCGATCCTTGGACCTTTCTCGGGATGACCTTCGAAACCCGCCTGATCGGAACCACGGACGGAAGTTTCGTGCACTTCCTCGGGACGGACTCGCTTGGTCGTGACGTGCTCTCGCGGATGATCCTCGGGACACGCATCACCCTCCTCATGGGGTTTCTGGTGATGGTTGCCGCCTGTTTCATCGGCACGATCGTCGGCGTGGCTTCGGGGTATTTCGGCGGGCGTTTCGATATGATCGTCCAAAGGATCGTGGAATTCGTCAAATCCTTCCCCGATCTTCCGCTCTATCTTGCGCTTGTGGCGATTCTGCCGCGCCGCGCAGAGCCGATGAGTATCTTCATCATGTTCGCGGCGATCCTCGTTCTGCTCCGCTGGGCGGACCTCAGCCGCGAGCTACGCGGCAAGGTGATCTCGATCCGCTCGATGGAATATGTGCGCTCGGCGGTGGCTGTCGGCGCGTCGGACAATCGCATCATCGCCCGTCATATCGTGCCGAACACCTCGTCGCATATCATCGTCTGGGCGACCTATCAGCTCCCCGAAGTGATCCTTCTGGAAAGCTTCCTATCGTTCCTAGGTGTCGGGGTTCAGGCTCCGATGGTGAGCTGGGGTTCCATGCTCAATCAGGTGCGCGACTTCCAGTCTTTTGCCGCCGCCCCTTGGCTCATGGCGCCTGTCGGTATGATCGTAATTTCCGTGTTGGCCTTCAACGCCTTTGGCGATGGTCTGCGCGACGCAATGGACCCCTATTCCAATGACTGA
- a CDS encoding ABC transporter permease yields MDFVIFFFKRIIVAIPLLLGISIVSFAIIQAVPGDYVDTWIANTSAQTGKSYDELLPQATAMRERLGLDQPVAIQYLDWLKNIVTAGDFGMSFEQNRPVTEVIGTRLPRTLILAVLTLVIGQVMGVLLGIYAATNQYKLGDNLATLIAFLGIVIPKFVISLVILYFLAIVWHSPYIGAVNSPQYILQDGWTLDKFWDFLKHVWPVLLVSVWAGQAYTTRMMRGNLLDVMNMQYIETARAKGLSRGKVLFKHAVPNALHPVIMNLGTRFDYMIKGEIEIAIVLGIPTVGPLILGAVGDRDMYVVSAIFMMVAILLVLGNIFADLMLALLDPRVRRATLTRT; encoded by the coding sequence ATGGACTTTGTGATTTTCTTCTTCAAACGGATCATCGTCGCGATACCACTCCTGCTTGGCATCTCGATCGTGTCCTTTGCCATTATCCAAGCCGTTCCGGGTGATTATGTGGACACCTGGATCGCGAACACCTCGGCCCAGACGGGCAAATCCTATGACGAGCTTCTGCCGCAGGCGACTGCGATGCGTGAACGTCTCGGGCTGGATCAGCCTGTGGCCATCCAGTATCTCGACTGGCTCAAGAACATTGTCACCGCAGGTGATTTCGGGATGTCGTTCGAACAGAACCGCCCCGTCACCGAAGTGATCGGCACGCGCCTTCCCCGCACCTTGATCCTTGCTGTTTTGACGCTTGTGATCGGTCAGGTGATGGGCGTGCTCCTCGGCATCTATGCCGCCACCAACCAATACAAGCTGGGTGATAACCTCGCGACGCTGATTGCCTTCCTCGGCATTGTGATCCCCAAATTCGTGATCAGCCTCGTGATCCTCTATTTCCTCGCCATTGTCTGGCACTCGCCCTACATCGGCGCCGTGAACTCGCCGCAATACATCCTTCAGGACGGATGGACGCTCGATAAGTTCTGGGACTTCCTCAAGCACGTCTGGCCGGTGCTTCTTGTGTCGGTCTGGGCCGGTCAGGCCTATACGACCCGCATGATGCGCGGCAACCTGCTCGATGTGATGAACATGCAATATATCGAGACAGCACGTGCCAAGGGGCTCTCGCGCGGCAAGGTTCTCTTCAAGCACGCCGTTCCCAATGCGCTCCACCCCGTGATCATGAACCTCGGCACCCGCTTCGATTACATGATCAAGGGCGAAATCGAGATTGCCATCGTGCTCGGCATTCCGACGGTCGGCCCGCTCATCCTCGGCGCCGTTGGAGACCGCGATATGTATGTCGTCTCGGCGATTTTCATGATGGTCGCGATCCTTCTCGTCCTCGGGAATATCTTTGCCGACCTCATGCTTGCCCTTCTCGATCCGCGCGTGCGTCGCGCCACTCTGACCCGGACCTGA
- a CDS encoding ABC transporter substrate-binding protein: MTHTFKLSGWLLTGVCAAALGASVANADPMPAETSLSGLEYELIGRDDIYDYRKLDSYAQAPFLDELVAAGKLPPVEERLPAEPLVFKTAAMSDGVGVYGGVFRHVIGGRPEGFNWLAGQHQGWGGINLAIQECLVRQGPRWQIKGEDQSGPLPNLAKSWEWNADMTELTMHLVEGIKWSDGDAFDTEDIAFWYDDNVQDENIASRISANSFGGGAKLEVIDAYTFKFVFPTAQSNTILEGLAYIQGCPGPSHVLKASHPKYDPSKSYDDYLNALPSDKVPVPVLGAWVPVEHRPDEIVIMRRNPYYWKVDEAGNQLPYINEMHFKLTTWDDRTTQAVAGTGDWSNMENPGNFVEALKQSQDPAAPVSAKFGPRTLAWRIELNFAQNMAESDYDKELRGLFRELDFRKAVSHAIDRDAVGQALARGPFAYAYMGGYPTGSPYYDADATNFTPYNVDGAKALLAGLGLTDTDGNGILNLPGTGEDLVIDVTYKSQRNEDRKQVDAITSQLAEVGIRVLPKSIDETSFDPMRNSGDFSAILQRANFVLPTREACGNLPVSDICPAFHLTGAEGRDLLPFEGELASLVTEFNSTDDAAAQAATASKMQAILTDNLYNIGLVQVPAALLVNKRIKNAHPGTPVFMYEWAEDAVIRERLWVPADQQIEELLPGTVAEY; the protein is encoded by the coding sequence GTGACACATACTTTCAAACTTTCCGGATGGTTGCTCACCGGTGTGTGCGCTGCCGCACTGGGCGCTTCGGTCGCGAATGCTGATCCGATGCCCGCCGAAACCTCGCTTTCCGGTCTCGAATACGAATTGATCGGGCGCGACGACATTTACGACTATCGCAAGCTCGACAGCTATGCGCAGGCGCCGTTCCTTGACGAGCTGGTCGCGGCTGGCAAGCTGCCCCCCGTCGAAGAGCGTCTTCCCGCAGAGCCGCTGGTCTTCAAGACCGCTGCGATGTCGGACGGCGTCGGCGTTTATGGCGGCGTCTTCCGTCACGTGATCGGCGGCCGTCCCGAAGGCTTCAACTGGCTTGCCGGCCAGCATCAGGGCTGGGGTGGTATCAACCTCGCCATTCAGGAATGTCTCGTCCGTCAGGGTCCGCGTTGGCAGATCAAAGGCGAAGACCAATCGGGTCCGCTTCCGAACCTTGCCAAGAGCTGGGAATGGAACGCCGATATGACCGAGCTGACCATGCACCTCGTCGAGGGCATCAAGTGGTCCGACGGTGATGCGTTCGACACCGAAGACATCGCCTTCTGGTATGACGACAACGTTCAGGACGAAAACATCGCGTCCCGTATCTCTGCCAACTCCTTCGGCGGCGGTGCCAAGCTTGAAGTAATCGACGCCTATACCTTCAAGTTCGTGTTCCCGACCGCACAGTCGAACACCATTCTCGAAGGTCTTGCCTATATCCAAGGCTGCCCCGGCCCGAGCCATGTTCTCAAGGCCAGCCACCCCAAGTATGACCCGTCCAAGTCCTATGACGACTATCTAAACGCCCTGCCGTCCGACAAAGTGCCTGTTCCGGTTCTCGGCGCTTGGGTGCCCGTCGAGCATCGTCCCGACGAAATCGTGATCATGCGTCGCAACCCCTACTACTGGAAGGTTGACGAAGCAGGGAACCAGCTTCCCTACATCAACGAGATGCACTTCAAGCTCACCACTTGGGACGACCGCACGACGCAGGCCGTGGCCGGCACAGGCGACTGGTCGAACATGGAGAACCCCGGCAACTTTGTCGAAGCGCTCAAGCAGAGCCAGGACCCTGCTGCTCCTGTTTCCGCGAAATTCGGCCCGCGCACCCTTGCTTGGCGCATCGAGCTGAACTTTGCACAGAACATGGCCGAGTCCGATTACGACAAGGAACTCCGCGGTCTCTTCCGCGAGCTGGACTTCCGTAAAGCCGTCAGCCATGCAATCGACCGTGACGCGGTTGGTCAGGCTCTTGCCCGTGGACCGTTCGCCTATGCCTATATGGGCGGATATCCCACCGGTTCGCCCTATTATGACGCGGATGCGACCAACTTCACCCCCTACAACGTAGATGGTGCAAAGGCGCTTCTGGCGGGTCTCGGTCTCACCGACACCGACGGAAACGGCATCCTGAACCTTCCCGGAACCGGCGAAGATCTTGTCATCGACGTGACCTACAAGTCGCAGCGTAACGAAGACCGCAAGCAGGTCGATGCGATCACCTCGCAGCTTGCCGAGGTCGGTATCCGCGTGCTGCCCAAGTCGATCGACGAAACCAGCTTCGATCCGATGCGCAACTCGGGTGACTTCTCCGCAATCCTGCAGCGCGCCAACTTCGTGCTTCCGACCCGTGAAGCCTGTGGCAACCTGCCTGTTTCGGACATCTGCCCTGCGTTCCACCTCACCGGTGCCGAAGGTCGTGACCTTCTGCCGTTCGAAGGTGAACTGGCCAGCCTCGTGACCGAGTTCAACTCGACCGACGATGCTGCCGCTCAGGCCGCAACCGCAAGCAAGATGCAGGCGATCCTGACCGACAACCTTTACAACATCGGTCTGGTTCAGGTTCCTGCCGCGCTTCTGGTCAACAAGCGGATCAAGAACGCCCACCCGGGCACCCCCGTGTTCATGTATGAATGGGCCGAGGATGCTGTCATCCGCGAGCGCCTCTGGGTGCCTGCCGACCAGCAAATCGAAGAGCTCCTCCCCGGAACTGTAGCTGAATACTAA
- a CDS encoding helix-turn-helix domain-containing protein, which translates to MVKREKLDISDVVPFSEQVDKTRVPQANDYLIERHTPSLFDTPYHHHTSVEINFLQGCAMDYSFSGEEIALKSERLTLFWGAAPHKVANVYGTGKITNIYLSLGQFIRWGLPTEMVEPILSGAVLGAKSLGASDVAFFDRLIAEKGQKSAQWRRMHLDEIENRLRRMALEGWEVLREPKIVTLQQEITAQAMLHVEAMLKFIADNFTIPINVSDIAEAANLSTGRAGHLFKLVMGLSIKQHLQRARLSHARMLLSETSHKIAAVGLDSGFPSLSAFYEAFTKANGMSPAKYRETARRGSPFVGEHSDV; encoded by the coding sequence ATGGTAAAGCGTGAAAAACTTGATATTTCGGATGTTGTCCCATTTTCCGAACAAGTCGACAAAACGCGGGTGCCTCAGGCGAATGACTACCTGATCGAGCGCCACACCCCCTCTCTTTTCGACACGCCTTACCACCATCACACCTCGGTCGAGATCAATTTTCTTCAGGGCTGCGCGATGGATTACTCCTTCTCGGGCGAGGAAATCGCGCTGAAATCCGAGCGACTCACCCTCTTTTGGGGGGCTGCGCCGCACAAGGTCGCGAACGTTTACGGCACGGGAAAAATCACCAACATCTATCTCTCTCTGGGCCAGTTCATCCGCTGGGGGCTTCCGACCGAAATGGTCGAACCGATTCTGTCGGGCGCGGTTCTTGGGGCGAAATCCCTGGGGGCGAGCGATGTCGCCTTTTTCGATCGCCTGATCGCGGAAAAAGGCCAGAAGTCCGCGCAATGGCGGCGCATGCATCTTGATGAAATCGAGAATCGGCTCCGCCGTATGGCGCTCGAAGGGTGGGAGGTGCTCAGGGAGCCCAAGATCGTGACGCTCCAACAGGAGATCACCGCTCAGGCGATGCTCCATGTCGAAGCCATGCTCAAATTCATCGCCGACAACTTCACGATCCCGATCAACGTGTCGGACATCGCAGAAGCGGCGAACCTCTCGACGGGGCGCGCGGGGCATCTGTTCAAGCTTGTGATGGGCCTGAGTATCAAGCAGCATCTACAACGGGCGCGTCTCTCTCATGCGCGCATGCTTCTGTCGGAAACCTCGCACAAGATCGCGGCGGTCGGGCTTGATAGCGGCTTTCCCTCGCTTTCGGCTTTTTACGAGGCATTCACCAAGGCAAACGGTATGTCGCCCGCGAAATATCGGGAAACCGCGCGACGCGGCAGCCCCTTTGTGGGCGAGCACAGCGATGTGTGA
- a CDS encoding saccharopine dehydrogenase: MTHLWVRAEQRANEERVGLTPEGVRALIDKGLRVTVEDSSVRAIAIDGYREAGAEIAEENSWPEAPRDAIVFGLKELPEDGTPLGHRHIMFGHAYKGQPAGQELLKRFKAGGGTLYDLEYLIAENGRRVAAFGYWAGFAGAAVSVKTWLAQAHGALCGPVGVYAGRDALVDELKSELAAVSGRPDVIVIGALGRVGTGASDLCTELGLGVTKWDMAETASGGPFPEVLEHEIFLNCILANEGCPVFVPASAKTAARRLSVIGDIACDPTSDFSPIKVYDRTTSWAAPALRVASDPVLDVTAIDNLPSMLPVESSIDYAGQLLPSLLTLTDIDAGVWARAKAFFDTHSARV, from the coding sequence ATGACGCATTTATGGGTTCGCGCCGAACAGCGCGCAAACGAAGAACGGGTGGGATTGACCCCCGAAGGCGTGCGCGCATTGATCGACAAGGGGCTGCGCGTCACCGTCGAAGACTCGAGCGTTCGTGCCATCGCGATCGACGGTTACCGCGAAGCAGGCGCCGAAATCGCCGAAGAGAACAGCTGGCCCGAAGCGCCGCGCGATGCCATCGTCTTCGGTCTCAAGGAACTCCCCGAGGACGGCACGCCCTTGGGGCATCGCCACATCATGTTTGGCCACGCCTACAAAGGCCAGCCCGCAGGCCAAGAGCTCTTGAAACGGTTCAAGGCGGGCGGCGGCACGCTCTACGATCTCGAGTATCTTATTGCCGAGAACGGTCGCCGCGTCGCAGCCTTTGGGTATTGGGCAGGATTTGCGGGGGCTGCGGTTTCGGTCAAGACATGGCTTGCACAGGCGCATGGGGCGCTTTGCGGTCCTGTCGGGGTCTATGCGGGGCGCGATGCTCTGGTCGATGAACTCAAGTCCGAACTTGCCGCCGTTTCAGGGCGTCCCGATGTGATCGTGATCGGCGCTTTGGGCCGCGTGGGGACGGGCGCAAGCGATCTGTGCACGGAACTCGGTCTTGGCGTCACCAAATGGGATATGGCCGAAACCGCGTCCGGCGGTCCATTCCCCGAAGTGCTCGAACACGAGATCTTCCTCAATTGCATTCTTGCGAACGAAGGCTGTCCTGTTTTTGTGCCTGCATCCGCCAAGACCGCCGCGCGCCGTCTTTCGGTGATCGGGGATATTGCCTGTGATCCGACTTCGGACTTTTCGCCGATCAAGGTCTATGACCGCACGACGAGCTGGGCCGCACCCGCGCTTCGCGTTGCAAGCGATCCTGTGCTGGATGTGACCGCCATCGACAATCTGCCGTCGATGCTGCCGGTTGAAAGCTCGATCGACTATGCGGGCCAACTTTTGCCGTCGCTCCTGACGCTTACCGACATCGACGCGGGTGTCTGGGCGCGGGCGAAAGCCTTTTTCGATACACACAGCGCCCGCGTCTAA
- a CDS encoding saccharopine dehydrogenase family protein — MTIHWCGTGLSAVPGLRRLLSRGHPVKVWNRTVEKAREEVGDLTDNIAAFDMAALGAEVAAGDVVISMLPADMHVPLAKLCLAADAHFVTSSYIAPEMRALHDAAAAKGLCFVNEVGLDPGIDHLMAHQLVAEYRASEACDADNALSFISYCGGVPKIPNAFKYKFSWSPYGVLKALSSPSKSLKDFAELNVARPWDAISSYEAPLPTPESFEVYPNRDSLPFIKDYRFDPAWKVRDFVRGTLRLNGWSEAWASVFREIETLKGPEGDARMREMSAQFWKDNAYDEGEPDRVIMCVALKAEKDGKTLWHKTYVMDAWGDERGTAMARLVSVPVSLAVEAALDGKLPHGVSAAPHDPALVADWLGEVGGLAQHLALVDHITG; from the coding sequence ATGACGATCCATTGGTGCGGAACGGGACTTTCCGCAGTGCCCGGCCTCCGCCGTCTTTTGTCGCGGGGGCATCCCGTCAAGGTCTGGAACCGCACGGTCGAAAAGGCCAGGGAAGAGGTCGGCGACCTGACGGACAACATCGCGGCCTTTGATATGGCGGCTCTCGGGGCCGAGGTTGCGGCGGGGGATGTCGTGATCTCCATGCTGCCTGCCGATATGCATGTCCCCTTGGCCAAACTTTGCCTTGCCGCGGATGCGCATTTCGTCACATCGAGCTATATCGCCCCCGAAATGCGCGCCCTGCATGACGCGGCGGCGGCCAAGGGGCTTTGCTTTGTCAACGAAGTCGGTCTTGATCCGGGGATCGACCATCTCATGGCGCATCAGCTAGTGGCCGAGTATCGCGCAAGCGAGGCCTGTGACGCGGACAATGCGCTTTCGTTCATTTCCTATTGTGGCGGCGTTCCCAAGATCCCGAACGCTTTCAAATACAAATTCAGCTGGTCGCCTTACGGCGTGCTCAAGGCGCTCAGCTCGCCCTCGAAATCGCTCAAGGATTTTGCCGAACTGAACGTGGCCCGTCCGTGGGATGCGATCAGCAGCTACGAGGCTCCCTTGCCGACACCCGAGTCGTTCGAGGTCTATCCGAACCGTGACTCGCTTCCCTTTATCAAGGACTATCGCTTTGATCCTGCTTGGAAAGTGCGGGACTTCGTTCGCGGGACGCTGCGCCTGAACGGCTGGTCCGAGGCATGGGCATCCGTGTTCCGCGAGATCGAAACGCTCAAAGGACCCGAGGGTGATGCCCGCATGCGAGAAATGTCGGCGCAGTTCTGGAAAGACAACGCCTATGACGAGGGCGAGCCCGACCGCGTGATCATGTGCGTTGCACTCAAAGCGGAAAAGGACGGCAAGACCCTCTGGCACAAGACCTATGTCATGGATGCTTGGGGCGATGAACGCGGCACGGCCATGGCGCGGCTGGTGTCGGTGCCTGTGTCGCTGGCCGTCGAAGCTGCGCTTGATGGCAAGCTCCCGCATGGGGTGAGCGCTGCGCCCCATGATCCTGCGCTTGTGGCCGATTGGCTTGGCGAGGTGGGCGGTCTGGCCCAGCACCTCGCGCTTGTCGATCACATCACGGGATGA
- a CDS encoding HAD family hydrolase, with amino-acid sequence MWSGPRNLSTAMMYAFAARGDTRVWDEPFYAAYLDKTGLDHPMREEVIANGERDADKVAEALLAPCAEPIFYQKHMCQHMIDGVPRGWMKEVTNAFLIRHPARVVASFAAKHDVLSLTDIGFAQQTELFEEVADHLGHAPVVIDSADIRRAPEAALTKLCAALGIPFTKDMLTWEAGPKPFDGVWASHWYNAVHRSTDLHAPEGEYPPLSAEQSRTVEAALPHYERLAAFRIIP; translated from the coding sequence ATGTGGTCGGGGCCAAGGAACCTCTCGACCGCGATGATGTATGCCTTTGCCGCGCGCGGCGACACGAGGGTCTGGGACGAGCCGTTTTATGCGGCATATCTCGACAAAACGGGGCTTGATCACCCGATGCGCGAAGAGGTGATCGCAAACGGCGAGCGTGACGCGGACAAGGTGGCCGAGGCGCTTCTTGCCCCATGTGCGGAGCCGATCTTCTATCAAAAGCACATGTGCCAGCACATGATCGACGGTGTGCCGCGGGGATGGATGAAAGAGGTCACGAACGCCTTTCTTATCCGCCACCCTGCCCGCGTGGTGGCAAGCTTTGCGGCCAAGCATGACGTGCTTTCGCTGACCGATATCGGCTTTGCCCAGCAGACCGAGCTTTTCGAAGAGGTGGCGGATCATCTGGGCCATGCGCCCGTCGTGATCGATTCTGCAGACATCCGCCGCGCGCCCGAAGCGGCTCTGACCAAGCTCTGCGCGGCGCTCGGCATTCCTTTTACCAAGGACATGCTGACATGGGAGGCGGGACCCAAACCCTTTGACGGGGTCTGGGCTTCGCATTGGTATAACGCGGTCCACCGCTCGACCGATCTTCACGCGCCCGAGGGCGAGTATCCGCCCCTCTCGGCAGAGCAATCCCGAACAGTCGAGGCCGCGCTCCCTCATTACGAGCGGCTCGCGGCCTTTCGGATCATCCCGTGA
- a CDS encoding D-amino acid aminotransferase, with the protein MQTDTFTHQAEEDARNENILIWVNGALKPKAEATVSVYDSGFMLGDGVWEGMRLYHGKWAFLDEHMDRLFEAAKAIDLDIGMTRDAVVAALEETRAANGMTHDTHARLMITRGTKVRPFQHPALSRSGPTIVVIMEHSRPAIGRPITLATVPHLRGLPMTQDPKLNSHSKLNCILACIAAEKAGADEALMLDVHGFVNTTNACNFFIVRKGEVWTSTGDYCMNGITRRKVIELCRANGIPVFEKNFSLVDTYGADEAFLTGSFGAQTPVASIDGRRIGDGTLGPVTARIRALYHTLVGA; encoded by the coding sequence ATGCAGACCGATACCTTTACCCATCAAGCCGAAGAAGACGCGCGCAATGAAAACATCCTGATCTGGGTGAACGGCGCCCTGAAGCCCAAAGCCGAAGCCACGGTTTCGGTCTATGACAGCGGCTTCATGCTCGGGGACGGGGTATGGGAAGGGATGCGGCTCTATCATGGGAAATGGGCCTTTCTGGATGAGCATATGGACCGCTTGTTCGAAGCGGCCAAAGCCATCGATCTCGACATCGGAATGACCCGCGACGCGGTGGTCGCCGCTCTGGAAGAGACACGCGCCGCAAACGGAATGACCCATGATACGCACGCGCGCCTCATGATCACGCGCGGCACCAAAGTAAGACCCTTCCAGCACCCTGCCCTGTCGCGTTCGGGTCCGACGATCGTGGTCATCATGGAGCATTCGCGCCCCGCGATCGGTCGCCCGATCACACTTGCCACCGTGCCGCATTTGCGCGGCTTGCCGATGACCCAAGACCCTAAGCTCAACTCGCACTCCAAGCTGAACTGCATCCTTGCTTGTATCGCCGCAGAAAAGGCGGGCGCGGACGAGGCGCTGATGCTTGATGTGCATGGGTTCGTGAACACCACGAACGCCTGTAACTTCTTTATCGTGCGAAAAGGCGAGGTTTGGACCTCGACGGGGGATTATTGCATGAACGGGATCACGCGGCGCAAGGTGATCGAGCTGTGCCGCGCCAACGGCATTCCCGTCTTTGAAAAGAACTTTTCGCTGGTCGATACCTATGGCGCGGACGAAGCGTTCCTGACAGGCTCGTTTGGGGCACAAACGCCCGTGGCCTCGATCGACGGGCGCAGGATCGGGGACGGGACGCTCGGGCCTGTCACCGCTCGTATCCGCGCACTCTATCACACGTTGGTGGGCGCATGA